A window of the Citrus sinensis cultivar Valencia sweet orange chromosome 9, DVS_A1.0, whole genome shotgun sequence genome harbors these coding sequences:
- the LOC102627117 gene encoding uncharacterized protein LOC102627117 isoform X2: protein MSNELIELAKKDKVQEKDSTQNQNGCTSMHRAPVEGDGEMIHCLGKLDPQTGSVVEVNGLTTPLHRAAVNGDTGMLREIACSESLAKLTSDAETALILAVKSSQIDAFKILVEETKRHNREHLFNATDKEGNSLLHLAALNKLIVIVNLLLEGSSSDIIQIDSKNNQGQTALDICKANSQDSVSNEIGSILERAAARKQTAPVSELPIDTTSGFWIPIETKNVILMVLGMIATAFFAATCDLPNSFVKGNHPQGQKFDAKDVISGKLPTVVYLMIFNSAGFMTAMAAIIILVWRLKLRTILLSFVICICVVYVMLVDEVTPKFSVSVGKFSISSMALMWSLVAALSLSGISVLSLWGKYTSSLWRFIVWLSMKRANCWSNNTLGDLERLA, encoded by the exons ATGTCTAATGAATTGATAGAGTTAGCCAAAAAGGACAAAGTCCAGGAAAAGGACAGCACCCAGAATCAGAATGGATGCACATCAATGCACAGAGCCCCCGTGGAAGGGGATGGCGAGATGATTCACTGCCTCGGAAAGCTTGATCCCCAAACTGGTAGTGTTGTAGAAGTCAACGGGTTGACGACGCCGCTACACAGAGCAGCTGTCAATGGCGATACTGGCATGCTTAGGGAAATAGCATGCTCGGAATCCCTTGCAAAGCTGACTTCCGATGCCGAGACAGCTCTTATCCTTGCAGTGAAGAGTTCTCAAATCGATGCTTTTAAAATCTTGGTGGAGGAGACAAAGAGACACAACCGGGAGCATCTTTTCAATGCGACAGATAAGGAGGGCAACAGTCTTCTTCATCTTGCTGCATTGAACAAATTAATCGTG ATTGTGAATCTACTTCTTGAGGGTTCCTCCAGCGACATAATTCAAATCGATTCCAAGAACAATCAGGGACAGACAGCCTTGGATATATGCAAAGCCAATTCTCAAGATAGTGTTTCCAACGAAATTGGCTCGATCCTCGAAAGAGCTGCAGCTCGGAAACAAACTGCACCTGTTTCAGAACTCCCCATCGATACCACTAGTGGCTTCTGGATTCCCATAGAGACGAAGAACGTGATACTGATGGTCCTAGGAATGATTGCTACGGCTTTTTTCGCCGCAACCTGTGATTTGCCAAATAGCTTTGTCAAAGGAAATCATCCTCAAG GTCAAAAATTTGATGCTAAGGACGTTATATCTGGTAAGTTACCAACGGTTGTCTACCTGATGATTTTCAATTCGGCTGGGTTTATGACTGCTATGGCTGCAATTATCATACTTGTGTGGCGGCTAAAACTTAGAACAATCCTCCTTTCTTTTGTGATCTGCATATGCGTTGTTTATGTCATGTTAGTGGATGAGGTCACGCCTAAGTTCAGTGTAAGTGTCGGGAAATTCAGCATTTCAAGCATGGCTTTGATGTGGTCCCTAGTCGCAGCCCTTTCTCTCTCAGGAATCTCTGTGCTGAGTTTGTGGGGGAAATACACTTCATCCCTTTGGCGATTCATTGTCTGGCTGTCCATGAAAAGAGCAAATTGCTGGAGCAACAACACTCTTGGAGATTTAGAG CGGCTGGCATGA
- the LOC102627117 gene encoding uncharacterized protein LOC102627117 isoform X1 — protein sequence MSNELIELAKKDKVQEKDSTQNQNGCTSMHRAPVEGDGEMIHCLGKLDPQTGSVVEVNGLTTPLHRAAVNGDTGMLREIACSESLAKLTSDAETALILAVKSSQIDAFKILVEETKRHNREHLFNATDKEGNSLLHLAALNKLIVIVNLLLEGSSSDIIQIDSKNNQGQTALDICKANSQDSVSNEIGSILERAAARKQTAPVSELPIDTTSGFWIPIETKNVILMVLGMIATAFFAATCDLPNSFVKGNHPQGQKFDAKDVISGKLPTVVYLMIFNSAGFMTAMAAIIILVWRLKLRTILLSFVICICVVYVMLVDEVTPKFSVSVGKFSISSMALMWSLVAALSLSGISVLSLWGKYTSSLWRFIVWLSMKRANCWSNNTLGDLEASSI from the exons ATGTCTAATGAATTGATAGAGTTAGCCAAAAAGGACAAAGTCCAGGAAAAGGACAGCACCCAGAATCAGAATGGATGCACATCAATGCACAGAGCCCCCGTGGAAGGGGATGGCGAGATGATTCACTGCCTCGGAAAGCTTGATCCCCAAACTGGTAGTGTTGTAGAAGTCAACGGGTTGACGACGCCGCTACACAGAGCAGCTGTCAATGGCGATACTGGCATGCTTAGGGAAATAGCATGCTCGGAATCCCTTGCAAAGCTGACTTCCGATGCCGAGACAGCTCTTATCCTTGCAGTGAAGAGTTCTCAAATCGATGCTTTTAAAATCTTGGTGGAGGAGACAAAGAGACACAACCGGGAGCATCTTTTCAATGCGACAGATAAGGAGGGCAACAGTCTTCTTCATCTTGCTGCATTGAACAAATTAATCGTG ATTGTGAATCTACTTCTTGAGGGTTCCTCCAGCGACATAATTCAAATCGATTCCAAGAACAATCAGGGACAGACAGCCTTGGATATATGCAAAGCCAATTCTCAAGATAGTGTTTCCAACGAAATTGGCTCGATCCTCGAAAGAGCTGCAGCTCGGAAACAAACTGCACCTGTTTCAGAACTCCCCATCGATACCACTAGTGGCTTCTGGATTCCCATAGAGACGAAGAACGTGATACTGATGGTCCTAGGAATGATTGCTACGGCTTTTTTCGCCGCAACCTGTGATTTGCCAAATAGCTTTGTCAAAGGAAATCATCCTCAAG GTCAAAAATTTGATGCTAAGGACGTTATATCTGGTAAGTTACCAACGGTTGTCTACCTGATGATTTTCAATTCGGCTGGGTTTATGACTGCTATGGCTGCAATTATCATACTTGTGTGGCGGCTAAAACTTAGAACAATCCTCCTTTCTTTTGTGATCTGCATATGCGTTGTTTATGTCATGTTAGTGGATGAGGTCACGCCTAAGTTCAGTGTAAGTGTCGGGAAATTCAGCATTTCAAGCATGGCTTTGATGTGGTCCCTAGTCGCAGCCCTTTCTCTCTCAGGAATCTCTGTGCTGAGTTTGTGGGGGAAATACACTTCATCCCTTTGGCGATTCATTGTCTGGCTGTCCATGAAAAGAGCAAATTGCTGGAGCAACAACACTCTTGGAGATTTAGAGGCTAGTTCAATTTGA
- the LOC102626746 gene encoding uncharacterized protein LOC102626746: MVAMESSEKQNIYRDLKPSNILLEETPKSFLAATPHNSIAKVNLMDGGDCTTLDISDDLSQAGKTEMKIKATQRVRGAFGAKYDQMRKIFKWGRLSLHLQNTWLNIKIKNKSKSYVFHLLLLLALLSTIMFHAALKIMGCRSEKGFQQISSLNPFCRVVNKHPHLFQLLITLNSAAFFLCLAFMTFLFNEFPLKPLLLVSVFSMLAAYLCMI, from the exons ATGGTTGCTATGGAAAGTTCTGAGAAGCAAAATATTTACCGAGATCTCAAGCCATCAAATATACTGCTTGAAGAG ACTCCAAAATCTTTCCTGGCTGCTACCCCTCATAACTCCATTGCCAAGGTTAACTTAATGGATGGTGGTGACTGTACAACGTTGGACATATCAGATGACTTATCACAAGCTGGGAAgacagaaatgaaaattaaggcAACTCAACGTGTACGGGGAGCTTTTGGAGCTAAATATGATCAAATGAGGAAGATATTTAAATGGGGGCGCCTGTCATTGCATTTGCAGAACACCTGgctcaatatcaaaataaaaaataagtctaAAAGCTATGTCTTTCATCTGCTGTTACTGCTTGCATTGTTATCAACCATAATGTTCCACGCAGCATTGAAGATCATGGGCTGTAGATCAGAAAAAGGTTTCCAGCAGATTTCAAGCCTAAATCCCTTCTGCAGGGTTGTGAATAAACATCCGCATTTATTCCAATTACTAATCACCCTCAATTCCGCTGCCTTTTTCTTATGCTTAGCATTTATGACATTTCTCTTTAATGAGTTTCCGCTCAAGCCATTGCTGCTAGTTTCTGTATTTTCAATGCTTGCTGCCTACTTGTGCATGATATAG